The following proteins come from a genomic window of Chitinispirillales bacterium:
- the carB gene encoding carbamoyl-phosphate synthase large subunit — MPKRSDLRKIMIIGSGPIIIGQACEFDYSGAQACKALKQEGFEVVLINSNPATIMTDPNMADKTYIEPVTPEAVEKIIARERPDALLPTMGGQTALNVAMALCKNGTLDRYNVELIGADEKAIKCAEDRSEFKKAMEEIGLEMPKAKFAHSIEEAWNIVEELGFPCIVRPSFTMGGTGGGIIYTRDEFEEAAKKGLHSSPTNEILIDESILGWKEYELEVMRDRKDNVVIICSIENIDPMGVHTGDSITVAPAQTLTDRQYQKMRDAAIAIIRKVGVETGGSNVQFAVNPQNGRMIIIEMNPRVSRSSALASKATGFPIAKFAAKLSVGYTLDEIMNDITRETPASFEPAIDYVVTKIPRFAFEKFPEADARLGVQMKAVGETMAIGRTFKESLQKGLRGLETRHNGFETKKYLDCPTQKIKDELKTLCADRIYLIRAALDKGISIDEIHDITKVDKWFLNNMKDIVEFEKELPKFTNMPKNAQKELLTQAKSMGFSDIQIASANNLKEVQIREIRKELGVFTVYKLVDTCAAEFEAYTPYYYSTYESENESVSDSKRKILILGGGPNRIGQGIEFDYCCCQAAFALKELGIESIMVNSNPETVSTDYDTSDKLYFEPLTFEDVMNIVDQEKPDGVIVQFGGQTPLNLAKKLRDAGAKIIGTSVESIDKAEDRDEFNAMCRKLGVKQPENGMANTPQEATEIANRVGYPILLRPSFVLGGRGMRTIYSPDGLDKFVNEAKEAGENRPVLIDKFIRDAIEVDVDALCDGKQTMICGIMEHIEEAGVHSGDSACVLPPHTLPRRIVKKIEEITKNVAMELNVIGLMNIQFAVDGNDIYIIEANPRASRTVPFVSKATGIAWARIAAKVMTGIPLENIPEARERTMDYFAVKEAVLPFNKFPGADTMLGPEMKSTGEVMGIDKDFSIAYAKAQEAAYNKLPANGAVFISVKNTIRRHIVFMAKKIHELGFTIYSTEGTARMLVNNGVAAIAVPKVGMSKPDIVDMIRAGKFDLLINIPEGQRALADSKPIRMAAVQSGIPYITTIEAAQAAVAGMDSLSKHDYSVKSIQEYGESASKTS, encoded by the coding sequence GTGCCGAAAAGAAGCGATTTGCGCAAAATTATGATAATAGGAAGCGGTCCGATAATTATAGGTCAAGCGTGCGAGTTTGACTACTCGGGAGCACAGGCGTGCAAGGCGCTTAAGCAGGAGGGGTTTGAGGTCGTACTTATAAATTCCAATCCGGCTACGATAATGACCGACCCGAATATGGCGGATAAAACTTACATTGAACCGGTTACGCCGGAAGCGGTGGAAAAAATCATCGCCCGCGAACGTCCAGACGCGCTGCTTCCGACTATGGGCGGACAAACCGCGCTAAACGTGGCTATGGCGCTTTGCAAAAACGGTACGCTTGACCGTTACAACGTAGAATTAATCGGAGCGGACGAAAAAGCGATAAAATGTGCGGAAGATCGCAGCGAATTTAAAAAAGCGATGGAAGAAATAGGTCTTGAAATGCCGAAAGCGAAATTTGCTCACAGCATTGAAGAAGCTTGGAACATCGTTGAAGAACTCGGTTTCCCATGTATCGTACGCCCTAGTTTTACTATGGGCGGAACGGGTGGAGGAATAATATATACGCGCGACGAATTTGAAGAAGCGGCAAAAAAAGGATTGCATTCGTCGCCGACAAACGAGATTCTTATAGACGAATCAATTTTGGGGTGGAAAGAATACGAATTGGAAGTTATGCGCGACAGAAAAGACAATGTCGTCATAATTTGTTCCATCGAAAATATTGATCCGATGGGAGTGCACACGGGTGACTCCATAACGGTAGCGCCCGCGCAAACCCTTACAGACAGGCAGTACCAAAAGATGCGTGACGCCGCAATTGCAATAATTCGCAAAGTCGGAGTAGAAACAGGTGGAAGCAACGTGCAGTTTGCGGTAAATCCTCAGAACGGACGAATGATTATCATTGAAATGAACCCTCGTGTAAGCAGAAGTTCTGCGCTTGCCAGCAAAGCGACCGGCTTTCCCATTGCAAAATTTGCGGCAAAGTTAAGCGTCGGTTATACTTTAGACGAAATTATGAACGACATTACCCGTGAAACTCCCGCGTCATTTGAACCGGCTATAGATTACGTTGTAACAAAAATTCCGCGTTTTGCGTTTGAAAAATTTCCCGAAGCGGACGCTCGGTTAGGCGTACAAATGAAGGCTGTCGGAGAGACGATGGCAATCGGGCGAACTTTCAAAGAGAGTTTGCAAAAAGGTCTTCGAGGACTTGAAACACGTCATAACGGTTTTGAGACTAAAAAATATCTTGACTGTCCTACACAAAAAATTAAGGACGAACTGAAAACGCTTTGCGCCGACAGAATTTATTTAATTCGCGCTGCGCTTGACAAAGGAATTTCGATAGACGAAATACACGACATAACCAAAGTCGATAAATGGTTTTTGAACAATATGAAAGATATAGTAGAATTTGAAAAAGAGTTGCCAAAATTTACAAATATGCCCAAAAACGCACAAAAAGAATTATTGACGCAAGCCAAATCAATGGGATTTTCCGATATTCAAATTGCATCTGCCAATAATCTTAAAGAAGTTCAAATCCGCGAAATTCGCAAAGAATTGGGCGTATTCACCGTATATAAATTAGTTGATACCTGCGCCGCGGAATTTGAAGCATATACGCCTTACTACTATTCCACTTACGAAAGTGAAAATGAGTCCGTATCCGATTCCAAACGAAAAATATTGATTTTGGGCGGCGGACCAAACAGAATCGGACAAGGGATTGAATTTGACTACTGCTGTTGTCAGGCGGCGTTTGCCCTCAAAGAACTTGGAATTGAGTCGATTATGGTAAATTCCAATCCAGAAACCGTATCGACCGATTATGACACTTCGGATAAACTTTATTTTGAGCCGTTGACTTTTGAAGACGTTATGAATATAGTCGATCAAGAAAAACCTGACGGCGTCATAGTACAGTTCGGCGGACAGACCCCGCTGAATTTGGCTAAAAAACTTCGTGACGCGGGAGCAAAAATTATCGGTACGTCCGTAGAAAGTATCGACAAAGCTGAAGACCGCGACGAATTTAACGCGATGTGCAGAAAACTTGGAGTAAAACAACCCGAAAACGGAATGGCGAATACTCCGCAAGAAGCAACAGAAATAGCAAACAGAGTGGGATACCCGATACTTTTGCGTCCGAGTTTCGTCTTAGGTGGACGCGGAATGCGCACTATTTACTCACCCGACGGATTAGATAAATTCGTAAACGAAGCAAAAGAAGCGGGTGAAAATCGTCCCGTCCTGATAGACAAATTTATACGAGATGCGATAGAAGTGGATGTCGATGCGCTTTGCGACGGTAAGCAAACGATGATTTGCGGGATAATGGAACATATAGAAGAAGCGGGCGTTCATTCCGGCGATTCCGCTTGTGTTCTTCCGCCTCATACTCTGCCGCGAAGAATAGTCAAAAAGATCGAAGAAATAACCAAAAACGTCGCGATGGAACTCAATGTAATAGGACTTATGAACATTCAGTTTGCGGTTGACGGCAACGATATTTATATTATTGAGGCGAATCCGCGTGCAAGCCGCACCGTGCCGTTTGTGAGCAAGGCCACCGGTATTGCCTGGGCGAGAATTGCCGCTAAAGTTATGACGGGAATTCCACTTGAAAACATTCCGGAAGCGCGGGAGCGCACTATGGATTATTTTGCCGTAAAAGAAGCGGTTTTGCCGTTTAACAAATTTCCCGGAGCGGATACCATGCTGGGACCTGAAATGAAATCCACCGGCGAAGTAATGGGTATAGACAAAGATTTTTCCATAGCGTACGCAAAAGCGCAAGAAGCCGCATATAATAAACTTCCCGCCAACGGAGCGGTGTTTATTTCGGTGAAAAACACGATAAGACGCCACATTGTTTTTATGGCAAAAAAAATACACGAACTGGGTTTTACGATTTATTCTACCGAGGGTACGGCAAGAATGCTTGTCAATAACGGCGTTGCGGCAATCGCCGTTCCGAAAGTAGGTATGAGTAAGCCGGATATTGTAGATATGATTCGCGCCGGAAAGTTTGACCTGCTTATAAATATTCCCGAAGGTCAGCGTGCGCTTGCCGACAGCAAGCCGATACGCATGGCGGCAGTTCAAAGCGGCATTCCATATATAACTACAATAGAAGCGGCTCAAGCGGCGGTTGCGGGAATGGATTCTCTTTCAAAACATGATTATTCCGTGAAGTCGATTCAGGAATACGGAGAATCTGCAAGTAAAACATCGTAA